One segment of Macrotis lagotis isolate mMagLag1 chromosome 1, bilby.v1.9.chrom.fasta, whole genome shotgun sequence DNA contains the following:
- the LOC141507593 gene encoding MOB-like protein phocein isoform X1, whose product MVMAEGTAVLRRNRPGTKAQDFYNWPDESFDEMDSTLAVQQYIQQNIRADCSNIDKILEPPEGQDEGVWKYEHLRQFCLELNGLAVKLQSECHPDTCTQMTATEQWIFLCAAHKTPKECPAIDYTRHTLDGAACLLNSNKYFPSRVSIKESSVAKLGSVCRRIYRIFSHAYFHHRQIFDEYENETFLCHRFTKFVMKYNLMSKDNLIVPILEEEVQNSVSGESEA is encoded by the exons gatTTCTATAATTGGCCTGATGAATCCTTTGATGAAATGGACAGCACATTAGCTGTTCAACAG TATATTCAACAGAACATAAGGGCAGACTGTTCCAATATTGACAAAATTCTTGAACCACCTGAAGGCCAAGATGAAGGTGTGTGGAAATATGAACATTTAAG GCAATTCTGTTTGGAACTAAATGGACTTGCTGTCAAACTTCAG AGTGAGTGCCATCCAGATACATGTACTCAGATGACAGCAACTGAACAATGGATTTTTCTTTGTGCAGCTCATAAAACACCAAAAGAG tgTCCTGCCATAGACTACACGAGGCATACGCTTGATGGTGCTGCATGTCTTCTGAATAGCAATAAATATTTCCCTAGCAG aGTTAGCATAAAGGAGTCATCTGTAGCCAAACTAGGATCAGTATGCCGTAGAATTTACAGAATATTTTCACATGCTTATTTTCATCATCGGCAAATATTTGATGAATATGAG aatgaaacatttttgtGTCACCGATTTACTAAGTTTGTGATGAAATATAATTTGATGTCTAAGGATAACCTGATTGTACCAATTTTGGAAGAGGAAGTGCAGAATTCAGTGTCTGGGGAAAGTGAAGCATGA